One Nostoc sp. CENA543 genomic window, AATATTTTCCTTTACCGCCACTATCAGCACGTAGACTAAAGCTTTCTAATAGTACAGGGTAGCGAGTTTCTAAAACTTCTGGGTCAGTCAAGCGGGAATTCGTCATGTGAGTTTGTACTGCATCGGTACCATTAAAGTTAGTCCCTGCACCAGAACCACCGCAGATGGTTTCATAATATTGATAGCGAGCATTACCAAAAGTAAAATTATTCATCGTCCCTTGAGAAGCAGCCATCACCCCCAACGCACCATACAAAGCATCAACCACAGTTTGAGAAGTTTCTACATTACCTGCAACTACGGCTGCTGGATAAGTCGGATTCAACATACAACCTTCAGGAACAATAATTTCTAAAGGTTTTAGACAACCAGCATTCAGAGGGATACTATCATTAACTAAAGTCCGAAAGACATATAAAACTGCGGCTTGTGTAACAGCTTTAGGCGCATTAAAGTTACTATTTAATTGTGGAGATGTGCCAGTAAAATCAATTTCAGCACTGCGATTTTCTCGATTAATTGTCACCTGCACCTGAATTTTCGCACCACTATCCATTTCATAAACAAATGAGCCATCTTTGAGAACATCAATCGCCTTTCTCACCGCTTCTTCGGCATTATCTTGCACAAATTTCATATAAGCTTGAACTGTTGCTAGTCCATATTGGGACACCATCTTAGACAGTTCTTGCACTCCCCGTTCATTAGCAGCGATTTGTGCCTTAAAGTCAGCTATATTTTGATTAGGATTACGTGCCGGATAGGGATGGTTTAATAATACTTCTCTAACTGTATTTTCCCGAAATTCTCCTTGTTCTACTAAGAGAAAATTATCAAATAAAATTCCTTCTTCATCGACAGTTTTACTATGAGGAGGCATAGAACCAGGTGTAATTCCCCCGATATCAGCTTGATGTCCGCGAGAAGCAACAAAAAATAGGGGATGTTCATCACTTGCTAAAAATACAGGAGTAATAGCTGTGACATCGGGAAGATGAGTTCCGCCGTTGTAGGGATTATTTGATAAATAAACATTTCCTGGCTTAATAGTGTCGCCATAATCATTAATTAAACTGCGGACACTTTCACTCATTGAGCCTAAATGTACAGGTATATGAGGGGCATTAGCTACTAATAATCCAGCCGCATCAAAAATTGCACAGGAAAAATCTAAACGTTCTTTAATATTGACTGATGCAGCCGTATTTTGCAGGACAATCCCCATTTGTTCAGCAATAAATTGATATAGGTTCTTGAAAATTTCTAATCTTACAGGGTCAGGTTGAGATATGGTATACATTTTGATTTTCACTCCTTGAATCTTGGAAACTATAGGCAACATTCCCGTTTACCGTCGCCATTATTGAGATAATTATAGGAACTTATTTTCTATTTTCTGGTGGCAATGTAATAAAAGCAGGAGTCAATGCTGGACTATTGTAATATTGTTGTTGAAGCAATTGTTGTTTTTGTTGTTGCTGAATTATCAATAATCTTTGTTGTTGAAGCAATTGTTGTTGCTGTTGTTGTTGAATTATCAATAACCTTTGCTGCTGGAGCAATTGTTGTTGCTGTTGCTGTTGAAGCAAATTGTGATAAAATATGATGTTATTTTGTGGTGGAATAGGTGGAATAAACGGATAATTCTGTGCTTGTACATCACTATTAAAACCTAGTAATGACGCACAAAATACCAAGTTGCAACATATTAAACCACGAAGGCTAAACATCTTATTATCTCCTGATATTTTTGTAATTAATCTTAGACATATAAATCCTCCAAATCGAGGTATGCAATTATGTCTAAATTGGTCATTGAAAAGATAGAATAGGTTGAGCGATCGCCTCACCCATCATTTGTAAAATGTTAAATTCTATCTTTATTTAGTTATCCGACAGCAACTTAACTTTATCTATTTGGATTGTTATTAGCCGCACGACGCACCTCGCTGTGTTCATCTTGTGCTAGCTGGACTAACACATCAACTGGTGTTTCCAAGAACTTGGCAACGTGAAGGCGTATCATACTATCTTTGTCATTCGCTAAGTTGCTTAACAACTGCTGAGATAGGCTACTGGGTGTATTTGGGTTGATAGCAGTGTGAAAGCGTACCTTGCTGTTCTTGTCATCTGCTAACTTGACTAATATATCAACGGGGGTATGAGGATTTATGGCAACATTCAGACGGACATCGCTATCTATATCAGCTGCTAATCTGCTCAAAATTTGAGTCGGCAGACTAGGATGGATAGCTACCCAAGCACGTTGTGAACTCCTACCTTCAGCTAACTCGATTAATTTAGCCATTAATCTGTCATGATCAGGAGTATTTGGATTAACTGAAGCATAAAAACTGACATCAAGATTAATATCATAGAGCAATTCAGCTAATAAATCTCCAGGTGTTAAAGTCCTTACTACGAACTTGTTAATAATTAAATAGTTAAGTCCTCATCTTTTAAATCGCTAATAAACATATATCCAGGTGCGTGAGTAATTGCTAGTTCAGGCTTGGCGTATGAAATTGCAGTTTGAGTTGTTACCCCACAAGCCCAAAAAACAGGAATTTCACCATCACGAATTGTCACCGCATCACCATAATCTGGCTGTGCTAAGTTTTTAATTCCTATCGCATCAGGATTACCAATATGTACTGGTGAACCGTGTGCTTTGTAATATCTACTTGTTACTTCTACCGCACGCACAACTTGATTAGCTGGTAGGGGACGCATAGAAACTACTAAAGGACTAGAAAATCTCTGAGTGGAAACACATTCAATATTGGTTTTATACATTGGGACATTTTTGTTTTCTTCTACGTGTCTAACTGATATCCCAGCATTCAACATGGCGTTTTCAAAAGAAAAAGAACAACCAATTAAAAACCCTACTAAATCATCTCGCCACAATGCTTTAATGTCAGTTGTTTCTTCTATCAATTCCCCATGCCGAAAAATTTTGTAGCGCGGTAAGTCTATTCTAATATCTGCACCAGGTGCAATAATTTTAGGTTCAAAATCTCCCACTTCTGTCACATCAAGGATAGGACAAGACTTAGTATTACGTTGACAAAATAATAGGAATTCAAATGCTAGAGAATATGGTAGTATCACTAAGTTTGCTTGCACAAATCCCAATGCTAATCCAGGAGTAGGAGTATCTAACTTACCTTCTCGGCAAAGTTGACGAATTTCAGATGGTAGAGAAGCAAAGTTGAGCATTTTAGTCTCCTAAGATATTATTTTTTACAATAAGAAAAGATAAAAAGTGAATTATTAATTAATATTATTTTCTCAATATTTTCAAGGTCGGATTCTAATCTTGTAAAAATCTGCTAAAACGTTACTCAACCAATCAATTCTTTCAAAGGTCTGTTGCTCCATTAGCACTATTTTGTGATAAATAATCCGATTAATTTCGCTTTCTGTTAGCTTCGGAAACCAAGAAATATCTAAATTACCTCTTTTTTTATTTGTGACCAGTTCTAAATTCCATGACGGTGATTCATAAGGATCATTTTGAAGTTGTTGAAGGTATTGGATATTTGCTCTAGAAACTTCTTGTCGTTTAGATATGCCAAATAAACTTTCAATCACAATCAGTGAATCATTATTAGCTATAAACTCTATTTTCCCGAAATTAATCCATATTGCATAGAATGTAATCCCACCAAATAAAAACAAGCTAAAACCAAATGTCCAGTGTTTTATAATTT contains:
- a CDS encoding hydantoinase B/oxoprolinase family protein yields the protein MYTISQPDPVRLEIFKNLYQFIAEQMGIVLQNTAASVNIKERLDFSCAIFDAAGLLVANAPHIPVHLGSMSESVRSLINDYGDTIKPGNVYLSNNPYNGGTHLPDVTAITPVFLASDEHPLFFVASRGHQADIGGITPGSMPPHSKTVDEEGILFDNFLLVEQGEFRENTVREVLLNHPYPARNPNQNIADFKAQIAANERGVQELSKMVSQYGLATVQAYMKFVQDNAEEAVRKAIDVLKDGSFVYEMDSGAKIQVQVTINRENRSAEIDFTGTSPQLNSNFNAPKAVTQAAVLYVFRTLVNDSIPLNAGCLKPLEIIVPEGCMLNPTYPAAVVAGNVETSQTVVDALYGALGVMAASQGTMNNFTFGNARYQYYETICGGSGAGTNFNGTDAVQTHMTNSRLTDPEVLETRYPVLLESFSLRADSGGKGKYSGGNGVIRRLRFLEPMTANILSGHRVVPPFGLNGGEAGQVGHNWVERADGVKEDLDSTATVEMNPGDVFAIATPGGGGFGNL
- a CDS encoding HEAT repeat domain-containing protein — translated: MLYDINLDVSFYASVNPNTPDHDRLMAKLIELAEGRSSQRAWVAIHPSLPTQILSRLAADIDSDVRLNVAINPHTPVDILVKLADDKNSKVRFHTAINPNTPSSLSQQLLSNLANDKDSMIRLHVAKFLETPVDVLVQLAQDEHSEVRRAANNNPNR
- a CDS encoding putative hydro-lyase — encoded protein: MLNFASLPSEIRQLCREGKLDTPTPGLALGFVQANLVILPYSLAFEFLLFCQRNTKSCPILDVTEVGDFEPKIIAPGADIRIDLPRYKIFRHGELIEETTDIKALWRDDLVGFLIGCSFSFENAMLNAGISVRHVEENKNVPMYKTNIECVSTQRFSSPLVVSMRPLPANQVVRAVEVTSRYYKAHGSPVHIGNPDAIGIKNLAQPDYGDAVTIRDGEIPVFWACGVTTQTAISYAKPELAITHAPGYMFISDLKDEDLTI